DNA sequence from the Sediminibacillus dalangtanensis genome:
GCTGGCGACGGGAAGAGCCGATTGCTCCTGGCGTTCCTGCCTCATTGATCATTTACGTCGAAGATCAGCTGATTGGTTACGTAGGTGCCTATTGGGTTGATAAAAACACAAATTGGCTGGAAACCGGAATTGTCATATATGACAAAGATTATTGGAACGGCGGTTACGGCACCGAAGCCTATAAACGCTGGATTGACTTTTTGTTCCAACAAACCGACTTGCATAGACTCGGTATGTCCACTTGGTCAGGAAATGTCCGCATGATCAAAGTGGCTGAAAAAATCGGCATGAAGGAAGAAGCGAGGATAAGAGACGCTCGAATAGTAGACAATAAGTATTATGATGCCATTAAAATGGGGATGCTGCGAAGTGAATGGCAAAAAAAGCAAAATTAACAGCCATATAAATGCGAATAGATTTGGAACCATGCAGAAAACACGCTTGATTAGGTCAAGCGTGTTTTGCAATAATCCGGCTATTCGGTTTTCTCCGTCATTCTGGATAACCAGCTATCGAGTAGAAAATAGTGGTGGCTTAAATTTTTATAGATCTTTATGGCCACTTCTTCATTATAAGTGTGAACCGTAAGATTCCGATCATCTACCATGGAGAGAGCAGCGATTGCCTCATCTTCATTGAACAAACCTACTTCCCTGCAACTGCGAATCACACTCTTAGGAGAACCACAAACTAGTCCCTCTACAATAAACAAATAATCCTTTGCTGCTTTCCAACATGCTTCAAAAGTGAATTCAAAGCGTTGGATTGACGCATCGCGCTCAATATCATCCGGAGTTTCTATCATCACCAGCTTTTTAAATGCCTTCAAAGCATTCGCTGCTGCTTGAAATCGCTGTTGGAGTCTTTCCATAAGATAACCCCCTCTTGAAGGATGTTCTGCTTTAAAGAGTCATTGGCTTCCGCTAACTCAACAACATCTATATGATAAGGAATCTTACTATTTTCAAGAGCATCAAGCAATCTTTGCTTAAGAGCAGGGGAAATAGGACGCTCGGCGTCAATAGCGATATCAATATCAGAACTCTGCTTTTGCTGCATTCTTGCCCATGATCCAAATAAATATACTGTCACATCATGATGTGGCATCGTCTTTTCCACAACACGCTTCAGTTCATTCAATGTTCGTTCGTGTGAGTTCATTTAAATCACACCTTTCCCCTTTTCCTTTAGTATATCACACCATCCTTCATACAAACTGTTGGACGGAATGGGGGGACAGTCCCCAATAAGTAAAAGGGACTGTCCCTCTCTTTTTCATTGGGACACATAAACTCGGTTACGGCCATTCTTTTTAGCTTGATAAAGTGCTTTGTCCGCATCGTCGATTAAATCAGCCGCGTGTTTGGTTGTTTCATCAAAATTTGCAATTCCTATTGATACGGTGATATTTATTTGATGCCCGGAGTTTAAGATAAAAGTGAAGTCCTCAACATTTTTTCGGATCAGTTCACTTATCTCAATTGCCTGGTTAAGCCCGCAATCACGTAAAATCGCTGTGAACTCTTCCCCTCCATTCCGGCTGACAATATCAAACGATCTAGTCGAGCTCTTTAAAATGCTGGCTAACTCTTTTAAAACAATGTCCCCTTCTGCATGGCCATACGTGTCATTTATCTTCTTGAAATAGTCAATATCGATATATAGGAGTGAAATCTTTTCATTTGTTCTTTCTTGGTTGAACATTAACTGATTGAATACCTCATCAAACTTCCTGAAATTATTCAGCCCTGTCAAACCATCGGTGGCTGATTCTGCTTTGTATTGATTGAATAGTTCTTGGCTCCGTCTTATATATTCGATAATAGAAAACGAAATGAACCCAGCTAAGTAGGATATCCCCCAATAAATCGGAATCAAATGAAGCAACAGCTTTATATCATTTAACAGATAGAAGACAAGGACAGTAAAGACGAGATTAGAAAATGTGACCATCCAGAATATCTTTTTCTTTTTTGATAGTTGCCTGCGGGAAATCAGCAAAGCGGCAGCAGAAATGAATGTTACCAGGAATATGGCCGCAAAAGAGGAAGTGTTAAATCCGAAGAGAAAACGCCCAAAGATAATCAGCAAGCCTGCTGACAACGTGGGCAAAAAACCTCCATAGTAAGCCATAATAATAATGGGAATATGACGTAAATCAATGATCGTGTTGCCGATATTCATGCTGTATTGCATCAATATATTACTCAAGAGTCCACCGAATAACCCTATAATAATTTTTCTGGTTCGA
Encoded proteins:
- a CDS encoding GNAT family N-acetyltransferase: MVKIVGDKVVLKEPDQQAIDELYYWKYEEPEQAAKKWNGPYIPEERVSKQEYDVSWRREEPIAPGVPASLIIYVEDQLIGYVGAYWVDKNTNWLETGIVIYDKDYWNGGYGTEAYKRWIDFLFQQTDLHRLGMSTWSGNVRMIKVAEKIGMKEEARIRDARIVDNKYYDAIKMGMLRSEWQKKQN
- a CDS encoding HI0074 family nucleotidyltransferase substrate-binding subunit; translation: MERLQQRFQAAANALKAFKKLVMIETPDDIERDASIQRFEFTFEACWKAAKDYLFIVEGLVCGSPKSVIRSCREVGLFNEDEAIAALSMVDDRNLTVHTYNEEVAIKIYKNLSHHYFLLDSWLSRMTEKTE
- the mntA gene encoding type VII toxin-antitoxin system MntA family adenylyltransferase antitoxin — protein: MNSHERTLNELKRVVEKTMPHHDVTVYLFGSWARMQQKQSSDIDIAIDAERPISPALKQRLLDALENSKIPYHIDVVELAEANDSLKQNILQEGVILWKDSNSDFKQQRML
- a CDS encoding GGDEF domain-containing protein, with the translated sequence MKLLTFLFLFGELYAILTMVMQVIIMKELLSDLAILSSLLFLYTQVTSTSPLSRSSSRTRKIIIGLFGGLLSNILMQYSMNIGNTIIDLRHIPIIIMAYYGGFLPTLSAGLLIIFGRFLFGFNTSSFAAIFLVTFISAAALLISRRQLSKKKKIFWMVTFSNLVFTVLVFYLLNDIKLLLHLIPIYWGISYLAGFISFSIIEYIRRSQELFNQYKAESATDGLTGLNNFRKFDEVFNQLMFNQERTNEKISLLYIDIDYFKKINDTYGHAEGDIVLKELASILKSSTRSFDIVSRNGGEEFTAILRDCGLNQAIEISELIRKNVEDFTFILNSGHQINITVSIGIANFDETTKHAADLIDDADKALYQAKKNGRNRVYVSQ